Sequence from the Phragmites australis chromosome 11, lpPhrAust1.1, whole genome shotgun sequence genome:
aattcaccccttttAGGGATGTCACATATCTTTCACTTTTTACATATTGAGtttgaatatttaaaaatgatattGGTAAATTTATCCAAAAATTAGTTTCAAAATAATAtactatattaaaaaattattagttaAAAATGTATTTAGGGATGTCGATGTCCAAAAGACCAAAACTACCACAGAGTACCTAGCTTCTCACGACTCACTTCTCTATATTATGCATAGCACAGCGCGACTCCATCTTGCAAGgagtttttaaaataatattattttattaataatatttaaattcacaaaatttcaaTAATAGATACATGTTGGCACGTGAAGTGCCTGACTAGGGACCTATCACCACATCACGTGCCGACATCCTACGTGCCTGTGGGTCCGAGGGTCTATCAGCACTCTGTGTGTTTACAAGTTCTATGTTCGCAGataatatttaaagaaaattcataatttttttatatgatttcGGATAGAGAtttatctttatatgaaaattatgttTCTTcatgagatctacaattttatagttgaatattttttattttaatttgtttaaatgtctaatttttttgtaaatttcaGATCTGAAAAATTAATCTGGATCCATTTTCAATTTTCTCATGAGTTGCATCATGCGGCGCAAGCAAATCAAATCGGGCGAGCGCTGCTCTCCTTGACCAAACGGAGGCGGGAAATGATAGCCCAGTTAAACAAGTTGGCCAAGTGCTTCTTATATTTATATCGATACGATGTCGCAAGCATCCTGTTTGTTTATACATGCCAGTTGCCTAGTGCTTCTCATTACAAAACTGAAGGACGCAGACCATCCGGCAAGCTGAAGGTTTACTAGGTCACACATAGTACCAGCATGGCATTATACAATTATTGCTTCGAGAATACTCCACCTTCTTTTGCGACGATTTTGTTACATGTACCTTTAATCGGTAAGCATGTCGCTACTAAACCAATTTGTGCAGTAAAATAGCTAAAGACACAAATCAATCGTCTTTGGAATGGACATGATAAGTGAGATAGTACATTGGGGAAACTAGGCAGGAATCATCGAGAAGTAGCTAGAACATAGTAGTGCTGTTGAGTATGATTGGTTATCTGTATGTATAGATTTTGGTTTAGTGGATGcgtataattttagaaaaaaatatgtttaattatttGTATGTACTAGTCTAATCTGATGAATGCAAAAATGATCATAACTTGGTTTAGGAGGGAAATTTGATTCGAGCTTTCGTTCATAGCCTAATCTAACAGATATAAGCTCTTGTACCCACTCATACATGCAGGTTAACTTGTCGGTGTTACAAAATCATGTTCATATGCAACCAATTACAATATCAACTCTTGCATCCGTACACGCGATCTCATATTCAGTCAACCAATACATACAGAAACTCAGCTCAATCTGTCCAGATGCTACAGTACAGTCCGTTGCTACAGTGCTGCTACATCGAAGCTGATCGGAGAGAGCAGACTGTAAATTTgcgagaggagagagatagCCATATCACTGTTCACAGAGAATGTATGTGAGTTCGaatggagaagaagaataataAAAGGTAGGAAATAGTGTAGTTACTTGAGACGAAAAAATAGAGGATGTTAAAATAGTAATATAaatgatgaatttttaaagtatatgCTGAAGATGACTTTAATACACTATATCAACATGTATGAATGAGGCATGCCTAATATGTGCAAAAATAGGGTCATAAGCGAAAAAGGTGGTCTTAAGTCCGACGAAAAAGATGATCTTAAGATCTGATCTTATACATTATAAGAGAGAATTTTAAGATCCGTATTGTAAAATGAATATAGAGGGGGAGGACGTCCACTGAAATTTCATTAAGAGGATATCGAACCTCAAACCCAGACTGATAAAATCATGTTCGACTGATCATTAACACCGTGAAAGGCTTGACTAAGATCCGTATTGTTACCAGCCATCTTTAAGTttaaaataaaatctcaaacaataaaatataatttcTAAATGGATTCTGCTCTCTCCCCTCCGTTACCCGTCAACTACCACCAACCGAAgctctcatcatcttttttatAAATTTCGAGTAAGAGCTACCTAAGAGTCCCATCTAAATTTCAAACGTAATATAAACAAACCTTAAGCCACACTAGTGATGTCTTATGCCCGTTGGCCAACTGGGGCAGCGAACAGCGAAGGCAAACAGGTGGTACGTACACACGTACGTGCGTGTGGATTTCCCATATCGGCCAGGGTGTTAATTTAATGGCGCGCGCCGTGCTCGATCGCTGTTCCATATCAGCGTGCCTCCATGGCTGGCGCCAGAGCATGCTGGGCACCGTACTTTCTCCAGTTTCTTGCTCCAAGCCTCGGGGCGCATCACCTGTGTCAGACCAAAATCGCAAGTGAAGACCTCGAGAAGAGAATCCTAGGTTTACGATGTCTTTGTTTGTTTCTCATGAATGCATTGAAGACTTGAAATGCCACGGAAGGCGCGGAGAGATGGTAAGGTCAGGGCATCTGGATCTACGAATGCCAGCTTGTACCATGGACCAGCATTGCACAGATGCACCTTAAAGTTGTTTGCCGAGCATGCGAACGGATGCATGGCACCTGAGATCTCAAATCGGTGCCTTAGGGGAAAACAAATACAAGATCAGATGATATTCTCTTTTGGAATTAGAAAAGTCAGACGACCAATATAAGGGaaaacaaatacaaaatcaGATGATGTTCTTTTTTGGAATTAGCAAAGTCAGACGACAAATATAATAGCGACAGCTTGAGCCGTTCGTTATTTCAAATGATCATATGGGCATGGAAGCAAACATTTTTTTGCTAGAATacatatctttgtattaagaagaaaaaaatagatgaaaagACCATTACGACGCGATACGTACACCACGTTCTCCGGACCTGGTTTACATTTGACATTATACAGAGATTGAACAACCGGAAAGCCGGGCAAGAGCTAACCCTGCAGACTATGTGCTCTCTCTCAAGCAAACATACAGAACCACAATGATCAGAAACTCTTATTAGCAGCCAGTTCATGGTTAGCTATCAGGTAGATTTACTCTCCCAACCTAGAACAGAGACTATAATGCCTGATCACTCGATTCACTGCCCATGAAGTCCTACACGGACCACAGCTCCATGTGCATTCGTTTTGCGCAAACCGTTCCTAATTGATATCATAAATTAGCCACCAACTCGATCTGCCCTCGGACTTGAACAAGTTTGCCCGCGAGATTTTGGCATTGCAGTTGCAAGAACACTCAACTAGTATGTTACTAGCAAGTAGTAACAACTTTGCTCAAGTAGTAATTTAGCTATGCCAAGAGTAGACAGCTAAAAAAATGTACATGTATGAGAAGAGTTAATACCAGGCAACACCTACACAGTGGTTTGTACTTTGTGTCgcaaaaagaagaggaaaacacAAGCTAGATTCTAGAGCAGACAAGaactgatcgatcgatcgacctCAAAAGGGCAAAAGAACAGGAAGAGGCCAAGGAAACAGCGTCCCGTAAAAAGGCCCGGCCGGCGGGCGGGACACGGGCACTAGGCGAGGGCGAGCTGCTCGGCGGTGCGCGCCAGCGACTGGAGGTTGCAGCGCACGATGGTGTCCACGAACACGCGCGTCTCGTCCGCGGTGTTCCCGGGGGGCACGTCCACCACGTACGACTCCACAACGACGGTGCCGCCGGGGCAGTGCCCGGCGGCCTCGTGCACGGTGGTGACCGACCGGTAGTTGGCGAGGCGGTGCTCCCCGCCCACGACGCGGAAGCTGAGCACGCGGCGCTCGTCGTCGAGGATCTCGAGCCGCTCGCGGCTGCTTGTGGCGGGGAGGCCCGACACAACCCGCACCTCGCGCACCGACCCCACGGCGACGGCGCCGCCGCTACCGCCGTCCACGAGGCGGCAGCTTCGGATGAAGTGCTTGTACGCCTGTGGGCGGTCGAACCGCCGCACCACCGACCACACGGCCTCCACAGGCGCCGCGATCTCCTGCGTCACGGCCGAGCAGCACTGCCCCGCCCGCGCCGTGTGCTCGTGGTACCGCGCCACCTCCCCCGGCACCGCCGCGCACCACGCCCCGTGCGCCGCCTTTCCCCCGCCGATCCGGCTGTGCTGCTGCGGCGACGACCGCGGACCCGTGTACGGCATTGCTGCTTACTCCTACCACACGGTACACCCTACCCCCACCTCAAGGTTCttggctttttttttctcgcTTTGAcacgagagggagagagagagagctgatgATAGGCTTGAGAAGCGGTGGCTGATTATATATACCTGGGACACGGGGGTGTAATCGGATGGGAGCACGGATATGATCGATTCtatattttatattatattattttattagtataGAAGTTGGATCTGAATAATGTCGTTTTGATCATGAATATGGATTGAATATACGATAAGTTagagataaattatattaatcaTGAATATTTAGttagtaaattttaaaaaattataactattttgatatgtATGTAAAAATCTACAACTTCTAGTGTCAATTttaaaaactataactattttggcatatgttaaaaaaataataattttctcACCGTGTGCTCACCTATCATCCTTTGTCAATATGTGAGCTCACAGTTAATCCTTCTATTATGTGTCATAGAGGATGATAGGTGGATCCACGGTgagaaaattatagttttttacaACATGTATTAAAATAGTTGTATGTTTTTGAAATAGCCATAAGAAGTTGTTGTTTTCTGCAACATATGTCacaatagttatagatttttaaaatttactcaaaTTTATTCGGATATTGAATAAAAGGAGCAATCATATATATCACATATGTTATGATTGTTCGGTCATTTCACGTATCCAAAACTCAACTGCATCAGATGTTTAACGAGCAAATCAACAATATACTCCTCTAGAATGAATTATGTTAGAACGAAATTGGAGAAGTTACGAGTGTCTAATATATTGTCTGAAgtttttataattatttgaaCATATCAATAACTTAAAATGAAAAactatcaactacaaagttataaatctcgtcgagagctataattttcatataaatatcatCTCCAACCGACTCCGTGTAAAAAAGTTACAAGCTCAAAAAAAAAGACTCAGATAGTTATCAGATACTCTtcgtatatatttgattttattcTCGAATATCTGATATCTAACTGATACTTAGCTTACTACATCCGAATCGGATATCTGATACAATTATTTGATATCTGACCTGATATCCAATATTTCTTTCGGATATTCGATATTTAATTAACATCTAAAACGTCGAACCATTGGATGAGTAGAAAAAATTCAGCCTGTTTTCACCCTGGCACAAACAAGAGAGCGTGGTTGGTCATGGTCACTCCGTCACAAGGTTCACACAACTTGACAAGGTGCACAAGTCCACACTCACACTTGCCAAGTTGCCATTCCTCTGTCACTGAGGCCGAGCAAGTTGCAGGGACCAGTTTAGGTTCACCTGGGACAGTTCTGCATAGTTTGTTCTGGAAGAGGGAGGAAAAAGAGAGTGGTTTTGCCTTCTCGTCTCAGCTTCCTATGGGTGGCATGGAGGGAAGGGGAGGGTGGTTGGTTGGGGGCAAGGGGGTAAAGCAGTGGCCAACTGGAAAGAAGAAAGAGGATCGTTTTCATTGGTTGTTAAGGTTAGTTGATGGTCTTGTTTATGAGCCAACTTGTAGGAGTAGATGTAACCAGCGCGCGAATTGTTAAGGAATCCGGTCCTATTGTTAACGTCGCGCCAAAAGGGCCCGTGGAAGATCCATTCTTGGAGGAAAGTGAGGGAGATAAAGTTGCCGGTTTATAACTTATCTAGAATGACGGACTAGTAGGTCGGTAGATCAATTGGGGCTCTTGTTGCAAAGGTGAAAGGATGTGATCGGCACTTCGGCAGTGCTCGTCTTTGTGCTGGTGCATGTTTGTTTTGTGCAGGGGTGGATATTGGAGAGGTCTTCGTTTAAATTCTTATTTTTTATGGACTTGAGTGATGTCaggtatatatattttttaagttataAAAGCCTAGTAACTTATATGTCCTGCTTAATTTTTAAACTAGATCCGCCTCTGATTTCGCGTGATCCGTGCGGTTGTGCTCGTCGGGTGTCCGCTGCGAGTACGTTGCTCGGTAAATACTAGTATCTCCCCGGCGATTTGTGTCCGTGAATTAGTAGCGAGGAAGAACGTCGAAACCCAAGGCTGGGGAACAGCCGACCACCTTTTCGTGTTGGCGTAACTCGGGCGAGAAAGAACTGAGAAGCTGCGTGCGAAGCCATCGGCCGCGGGCCCCCGGAAGCGCCAAAAACGTTCCATCTGATCGAAATCGAATCGGCCCGGGCGTGCATCTGAGCCGGGGTTACTTCGGCCACCGTCTGCCCGTGCCTGCTGGGCTTCACTCCAGTCCAGTCAGTACGTCGCACACGAGGATCCCACCTGGACCAGCCGTGCATTAATGATTTCATTCTGCTCTTCGAATTGAAGACTTGGACAAAGGTTCACGCACTTTTTTAACGCTTTGCAGTTTGTGCTAGTTGCACTTAGAGATTCTGTAAGATGATCATCTGACCGAGGAAAACTAGCTAGAAGCCTAGAATGACAAGGCAACTCCCTGTCTAAGGAAATAGGTTAAAAAGTATAATCTAGCCATGACaagaaatatataattaataatttgAAATATTACTAGAGATATGATATATTTTAACGATGAAATCTCTATTATACACACGTTCAGTTTTCATATAATGGATTTTTAAAGCCAACATGGTATTTAAGTGCAAGATTTATCTgtatttgaaaaaaatctcTAGATCactattataaaaattatttttagatatgGATGGTAACCTATTTATAGAGGTGTTTAGCCATCTATATCTAGTTGAATGTTTGCGAAAATAGACGATTTCTATAGACGTAaaaaaaccgtatgtgaaaatcgATAACTAGAGAcagttcacttaagaaaccacATGTGGCAATACCATTTTCACATACAATTCACTTAAGGAATTGTTTGTGGTAATActattttcacatacggttctTTAAGTGGATCGTCTCTGGTAATAAGTTTTCACAGGTGACGTATTTTAGCATTCGCCTGTAGATAGATAGAATACCACAGACGGGTGATATAAGGATCCGTCCGTAGTGTATTTCATTTTAAATTCATAAtggatatatattttattcccttcagatttcaacatattttcaagaCATATTTTTATATCACCGATTTCAACATAATTTTAAACACAGATTTCAATAAAATATTTACATCACAAGACAATATTCATAACAAGATATATTCATCAAAAGTATTATTTTCTCTCTCACCCACAAAGCCTCGGATAGCTAGTCAATTTACCTCCATGGTCAAAGAACCTATCATTCTTGTAGATAATttcgtgcatgatgaaccggcacatgtcacatTAACCGTGACAAGTTAAAATCTAGCCATGACAAagaatatataattaataattcaaaatattaagAGAAATACAATATATTCTAACGATAAAATCTCCATTGTACACATGTTCAGTTTTTATATAATAAGTTTCTAAAGCCAACATAGTATGTATGACACGACCTCATACTTCAAGTGCTAGATCTATCTGTATTTGGAAAGAATCTCTAGATAAGAAATTAAGTGTCCCAGATACTACATTAAATACATATCAAGTCGATTATACTCTGTACTTTAAGTAGGACACAACTCTCTGTCCGACTATATAATCAGAATAGGAATAAGATCAAGATAACTCAATTCAAACCAACTCAACTTGAGGAGATCGAAGCCCTCGAGCCCAGGAGAATAACTTAACTAGCTCAAAGAACTAACCAAATAGCTGAATGTTTAGACCTATAACACTTTATATTGTAATTCTCTTTTCGAATCAATACGGCTCAAGTAACATACAAGACGTAGAAACCTGTCTATATTGGTCATCACGTGTCTATTGTTCCAATCTACAATTACCGGTCCAGTGATATCTAGCCTATACAAGTATTGCATGGTTGTTTTACTAGTCCTTGACAAGGCGGGAGATGAAAATTACTGGAACCATATCGTTGTTTGCTTGGCGAATTAAGAAATGAATCAGCTGATGCTTTTGCCTTACTGCTcgtttcctttaaaaaaaaaggatgtgTAACCGTCAGATCGGAAACGTTCGAGGCAGATGCAATGCATGCTTACAACTAAAAGCACACATCAGCTCGAAACATTTGATGCAAATACAATGTTCGCATCTAAAACAATGATATCTCGGTCGACCCAACAATGCTACAATATTGCCCCCATACAATAATCAGatgcaaaaaatatatagaagacGGCGATTTCGTTCTTTATCTTCTTTTCATGTTGCATCCTGTTGAATCGATGTTCTTTCTCTTCTTAGCTCCCTAAAAGTCAGAAAGTGTTGTGCAAATGCTTTACTGTATCGATGGTGATAACACGGTGCAAATTGTTTATCGAGGATGGCGATAACACTTACTTCATCTGTAAGTCATACGAGTCGAAAGTTCAGACATGATCTTCGCCATATTTTTTCTTAGAGCTCGCCATGATCTGACCTGGTTGATTGAGTCGCGATCGTGCATGCATGATGTCAGGTCCTGTTCCATTGGAACAGCTCGTTAAAGCAGATTTGGCATCCGTAGATAACTACAGGGATATCGACGTGTATTGTTCGAGTTAGCAGCCATCACGTAATCACTTAAAAAATTAGCTAGAGAGATGTGGTTAATTATTTAGAGCAGGCTAATGGTGTCGCCATTTCTTCAGGGAAGATAACTATCACCTGATGTttcgttccaaaaaaaaaaaaaatcaccaccACCCAGCattcttagcatacaactgttTTACCCCGTGTCGCCCGCGTCTGGCGACTCAGGGGGCGACTCCACCACCGCCCAACATCCACAAAGCAAGGCTAGATCTGGCCACCGCCGTCGGCGAGCGGACATCGATGATGATAGCCAATGGCGGCTCCGAAGCTGGGGCATCGCCGCGTggttctttcttcttctcctccgaGCTCCCCCTTTCTTCTCCTTCCCCGCACGGGCAGAACTTCCATCGCGGCAAATCCGGCCTTCCTGGTCTCCGGCCGGTCGGATCCAAGCTTCCTAGGGCCTGATCTGCTCTTGGTAGCGGTGGATCTGCCCTTTGGGATTTGGATCCGGAATCCATTGATCTTGCCTGGCCACCTTGAGTCGACTGGCTCGATCGGCTGCCTCGGTGGGATGGTGGCAACTTGGTCGGCCACCTTGGCGGCTTCGATAGAGCTAGCGTGTCAGTGACACTGGGCCTGCAACTCTGCAACGATGTCGGTGCCGTGCCGGCTAAGCAGCAACGGCTACACTGCTCCACCCTCCCTTACCCACCCCTTCGGCCTGGGTTGCTCCCGGCTTCTCCCCTCCTTCGCGGGGGCACATGGTGGGGCTGTGGGGTCTTCGGTTTACGGGAGGCATTGGGATGGTGTAGCTTTCAAGTCTGCTGGTTTGTCGGGTCGGGCGTGGGTTGCCGACTTGTGTGATAGAGAGGTGCGGTGTGGGAGCAGAGCTCCGCCGACTTGAGTTTGTAAGGGTGTCTATTGTCCGGTTGGTTAAGCGTGTGAGTTGAGTTGGATTAGCCTTGTCTATTGTCTTGTTGTGCTTTCTGGTGCGAGTGTCGTCTGTTGAGTTGAGGCGTATTATTGTTATGGGATTTTTGTGCCAATTTTTCTCTTTAAAATCGTGCATCTGTTAAGGTTTTCAGAtctaatttctcttataaactAGATTAactctttttttaatatatgctCGGCTCAAGCTCTAGCTTGCCAttcgtttaaaaaaatatcacctGATAATCCATAGTTTGATACTGCCTCAGGCAGTTGCTGAAATGGGCTGATATGGGCCGCGTCAATTGGGCTCTGGTTTAGCATAAAGAGGCCGAGTTCTGCTCCTCATTGCCCACCCAATTTGCATGATTATTGTACAATTGCTGCACCTTAGGGTCGCCTAATAGCTGTGTCGTTTAGGTTTAGAGTTTAATCGACCCTTTCCTTAGAAAGCTGTGGTCGATTCGATCGACGAGAGCTTAGGCCCAAACgcaaaatttatgaattttacatGAAACACTTAAACTCCAACTGAAATAGAAGAATTTTTTTCCAGTCGGATTTAGTCTAGTTTCTTTTATCGAAAAAGGATATCTACAAAGAGCTTAATAATTTTCTATGCAAAGAGGAAAAGTGCGCGCCATGCTCCTCTATTTTTCATGGTTGAAAAGGCGAAGTTAACTTCTACTAGCTGGAACGGAACGCCGCTGCATTTATACGGAACGGAACGGAACCGAGGCGAGTCTCGTAATTCCGATCCGCGACGAAGCAAAAGACCCAACGACGATTGGTCAAATCCCGTGGGGCCACGTCCATCCTTCATCAAAGCGACCGATGCTTGGTGTCGAAGAAAACGATGCCCCGGTGGGCCCACACGCTCCTCTTCGCTTCCCCCAGCAAGGCTCCCACGCGGGCCCCACGGCCACGTCACGCCGCACGGCACGGCGAGTACGAACGGGCGCGGGCGGGGAGGGGCCGGGCGTCCCTCGCCAGAACGCGCCGCAATCGCTTCGCCTGTGCTCGTACCGGGATTGCCTTGCGTTGCAAGAACCCGCCGCGTCTCATCACTGCCACCAACGCGTGCGTGCTCGGGTCCATCCATCCGTGGCTCTGATCGGCTCGCATCTTCCTCTTCCCAGAGCAAGTCGCTAAGAACAGGGGGCGGAGAGGGCGCCTAGCGATCGAGGTCGTGTTTTCTCGTGGATTCTCCGGTTCTCCCGCAAGAGGAAGGAGCCGTGGGAGTGGGGCTGGGGAGCCGAGAAATGGAGCGGGTGCCGGCGGCGCCGACGTCGAGGTAACCAgttcgttttttttttatttgtgatCTCCGATGCGCTGCTTCATTGCTTGTCGATCGGCGCTGGATTCTTGTTGCACTTCGCTGTGGCGTCGATTGCTCCCGGGTTTCGGGTTTTGGGGGAATGCAGGGTGATCCGTGGAAGTAGTGTGCAAGAGTTGATCGAAGATCGATGCTGTTTGTTCGCGTGCATTGTGGTGTTCTATTTCGTTCCGGGGTTTAGGGTATTCCTGCATCGGATCGATCCCTGATGATGGATGGATATTAGCTTAATCCATTGTGGGCTGAGTTTGCATTGTGATGCATATTGTCTATTGAGTTTGAGTGTAGACTGTATATTACTGTGCATTGTTGTTGTAATGCGAGGGTTCGATTACCAAGTTGGATGGGGGGAATCGATTTTGGGCACTTCTTATCGAGAATAGGGATTTTTTCCCCGAAGACACATTAATGTAGGCATGATAATCATGTAAGATTTGCATTCTCTTGTTTGGATATAGGATGATGGTGAAGCCTGTGGTTTTAGTATCCCCTTCAGATATACTAGATTGTACCAAGGGGGGAAATGATTACTTATTAATTCAGACTGAATATTCTTGGAACAATTTCGAATCGAAGTTCTTCGATCTAGTTTATGTTCTTAAAATTTACAGTGCTAGGGCTACGCATTAAGTTTGTATCaaaatcttgttgattttctcCCAAAATTGAATTGTTGATGCAGCGTATGCACCTGTGTTACTGGAGGTTACATTATGTGGAAAACATTTTCTGCAAAAATTTGAACAATGTAATT
This genomic interval carries:
- the LOC133884985 gene encoding abscisic acid receptor PYL4-like, which produces MPYTGPRSSPQQHSRIGGGKAAHGAWCAAVPGEVARYHEHTARAGQCCSAVTQEIAAPVEAVWSVVRRFDRPQAYKHFIRSCRLVDGGSGGAVAVGSVREVRVVSGLPATSSRERLEILDDERRVLSFRVVGGEHRLANYRSVTTVHEAAGHCPGGTVVVESYVVDVPPGNTADETRVFVDTIVRCNLQSLARTAEQLALA